CGCAGTAGCTTTTTAACATCTAATTAAATTTTTCTATACTTTTTATGTTTTTATATATTCAACATTTTTTTGTAATATTGTATTTATCTACATATTTTGAATCGTTTTAAATATTAATATTTGAAAAATAATAAATTTTTTTACCAAGGATTAGTTACCGCCATTAGAATTTTAATTCTAACCAGAAGAATAGAGATAATTCAACCTTTAAAAGTGGATAATATATCTCCCAAAAATTATGGCTAGGCTTAATTATTGAACTACTCACCAAAAATCATCCTTCTAATTTAGGTGAATAATTCAGCTAATTATTTAAGCCTAGCCATGCTATTATGCTATACTGAACCTTGTTTTTTGTCTAATCTATATCTCCTTATGGCATTTTCTATTATCCTAAAAATTAATCCTTTATATCCCAAGTCGCATGCATCTGACATTTTAATTAAGTCACTATAACCTTTGATACCAAAATATTGTATACTTTGTTTGCTACATTTTCTATTTCTCTCTGAATATCTTTATCTAGCTTTGCTGAAACATGATATAATTATTTATTTTAACAATATAACTTTACCTCAAAGCGATAAAATTATAAAATACATCTCCTCTATGAAAGTTGACTATTAATTTAAAACAATTGCATGAACGGTCTCTATCAAATCAACCACATTAGATCGCTTAATTAGCGATATAGGTTCACCATCAACTACCGCAAGGCAATAGGTTCCATCATATCGATACAAATCAATATGCACTTCAGGATAGTTTTCGTTATCTAAATAGAGCTTCAGACTAATTTCTTTTTTTTGTGTAGGTCTTTGGTTAGTAAAACTATCTGCCTTAAGATTTTCCAATGCTCTCTGAAAATCAACAAGCTCTAACTCTTCTTCCTTATAATAATAGGTACGCTTATCACCTTTTTTTTCAGATGTTATGGTATAGTTTGTACCTTCCAAAGAAACATCGAGCTGTTGAATACTCTCAAAATCCCCATGAAATACTTCAAGATGCCTAAAAGAATCATAAGATGCTGCCATCAAATCCCTATAGTCATCTGATGAAATCTTATAAATAATTTTAGAATTCCCAACTCTTACATATGCTGTAATCTTTTCTTCCTCTGAATTATCATTATCTTTTTTGGAAATTTTCTCAGCAGCCTTCTTTTCTTCTGGATCGCGGCTAATATTTAATACAAAGGTATCTGAAATTTCTTTCCCTTCTTCATTCTCTGTGGTATAAGCTACTGTTACCATTAATTCTGGTTCATCCAATCCGTATTTCCTAAGCTCCTCTTCTGATGCCTTGTATGTCACATAATCGGTTAGATCTAGGTGGGTTATTTTTCTCAAATAGCTGTTAACTCTATGAGTATCAAGCGGAAGACTTTTTCCATTTCTCTGGGCAAAATAAACATCATTATCGCTATAGGTATTAGCACTATCTTCTTCATATATAATATGATAATCTTCTACACCTTTGAATTGAATCTTCGTTACATTATCATTAAATGTAGGAATTTCATCATTATCAATCAAATCGCTTAAAACTACAGCAAAATAATCCATTGGATCATCTTTTACTAAATAGACATTTCCGTCTCCAATGGAAATATATCGTTGTGAGTCCATAATACTGTAATCACCCAGCAGAATTTCATAGGATTTTTCATCTGTTGACAAATTAATAGTACAAATGGGATCATCTAAACCGTATTGTCCATAATCCCTTGCTTCTTCAATTATAAAAGATGCTTTTAATTCCTCAAATAATGCTAAAAGCTCATTGATTTTTTCTTCATCTACTGGAAACGACTCGTCCTCATCATAAATCCATTCTTCATCCTTATGGAATGCAAGATTTTCTGATTCGTATTGCCAGGATAAAGCATTTACGGAATCAATAGGGATTTCAAGAATAATCTCTTCTCTATTTTTTATCTTTTCTTTATGCTCTTCAAGCTGCTTAACAGCATATGTTGCAATGGAGGTAACAGCTAAAATACATAATAGGAAATAAATTTTCTTAGACCGCTTCATTTTGCATCCTCCTTCTTCTCAGAATCACATAAATGCCAACACCAAGATATAATAGTGGAAATACACCAATCATAATCACTTTTAACATAAAGGAAGTTGAGTCGCTGATAGTTAAATAGTTATAATTCAATGACTTACTTCGAATTGCCACAGCCTCACTCTCTCCTATTAATGAAGATATTGCATTCATTCCTAAATTCACATTAGCACCAGATGAGTAGGCATTATACATATCTTCCAAGAAGTTTGACGATGCAAACCATACAATTTTACCATCATTGCTATTTTCTATTGATACTGCAACATCAAAAGGACCATTTATATCTCCTTCTTCTTTCTCGTAAGTTGAAATATTAAATCCCGCAACCTTGCTAAAAGCAGAATCAGAAGTACTAAGCAAAACTGTTACCCTTCCTTCTGTAGGTGTTTCCTTTATAGTCAAGCCTAAAGAAATTGGCATAATTGGATAATAATTCTCTTCGATAAGAGAATCTGTAATTTCATTACTTGTCATTTTTGGTAATATCATATAAGGTGCCTGAAATGCATAATATTCTCTGTCTGCTTCTACGACAATACCTTCATTGGTCTCAATTCCATAATCCAATAGTAAACTATATAAATTCTCCAATATTCCATCCTCAGTAGGCCCAGCAATTACTAAAAGTTTTCCACCATCTTTTACATAATCCGCTAACAACTCCTTTTCCTTATCAGAAATATCGCTAGACGGTGCATAGATCATAACTGCATCTGCATCTTCTGGAATGGAATCCACTGTTAACAAAGAAAATGTGTTAAGCTCAATATTATCTTTTTCTATTTGATCACTAAAAGCAGATGGAAGTTCAGCTTCTCCATGTCCTTCTGTAACATATAGTTTTGGAAGTTTTTCACTTGTAACATAGTCAATAGCAGATGTTATAGCACCTTCTCCATCAAAATACATGTTACTAGTATAGGTGTAAAAGTTTGTTTGCCGAATATAGATATCATTATAGCTTATAAAACGACTGCGTTCCCCACTTTCAACTATCAAGCTATTATTTTCTACCGTTTCACCGGTATATTGCTTTGCAAATGTAGGGTAGACATCGGGATTCTTTTTTACAATTTTAATATGGTCAGATAGGCTATCATATTTACTCAACAGATTTTCAATAATGTCGTCTTCTTTACCAGATTGAACTATCCAATAAATGGTTACATCCTGTTCTAGCGCATTTACTACCGCCTTAGTATTGCTAGTAATAGAATAAAGCTTTGATGAACTAATATCATATTTGGTAAGTGGGGCTGGCAATGAGGAAACAAATACGTTCATCATAATCAATATAGTCAACACTATTGCAGTCATTATAAGAGAATAGGATCCTCCACGTAAAGCAATCTTATTTCTTTCTGCTTCCCATAAAGATTTAAGGCGTTCTAATTTTTTCATCAGTTATACCTCCTTTTCTCAAGGGACTGCACAGAGAGAAACAAAAAGAATACGATAACAGTCAAATAATATACAATGGCTGTTATATCAAAAACTCCATTTACAAACACGCTGAATCG
This portion of the Tepidimicrobium xylanilyticum genome encodes:
- a CDS encoding DUF4340 domain-containing protein — encoded protein: MKRSKKIYFLLCILAVTSIATYAVKQLEEHKEKIKNREEIILEIPIDSVNALSWQYESENLAFHKDEEWIYDEDESFPVDEEKINELLALFEELKASFIIEEARDYGQYGLDDPICTINLSTDEKSYEILLGDYSIMDSQRYISIGDGNVYLVKDDPMDYFAVVLSDLIDNDEIPTFNDNVTKIQFKGVEDYHIIYEEDSANTYSDNDVYFAQRNGKSLPLDTHRVNSYLRKITHLDLTDYVTYKASEEELRKYGLDEPELMVTVAYTTENEEGKEISDTFVLNISRDPEEKKAAEKISKKDNDNSEEEKITAYVRVGNSKIIYKISSDDYRDLMAASYDSFRHLEVFHGDFESIQQLDVSLEGTNYTITSEKKGDKRTYYYKEEELELVDFQRALENLKADSFTNQRPTQKKEISLKLYLDNENYPEVHIDLYRYDGTYCLAVVDGEPISLIKRSNVVDLIETVHAIVLN
- a CDS encoding GldG family protein, giving the protein MKKLERLKSLWEAERNKIALRGGSYSLIMTAIVLTILIMMNVFVSSLPAPLTKYDISSSKLYSITSNTKAVVNALEQDVTIYWIVQSGKEDDIIENLLSKYDSLSDHIKIVKKNPDVYPTFAKQYTGETVENNSLIVESGERSRFISYNDIYIRQTNFYTYTSNMYFDGEGAITSAIDYVTSEKLPKLYVTEGHGEAELPSAFSDQIEKDNIELNTFSLLTVDSIPEDADAVMIYAPSSDISDKEKELLADYVKDGGKLLVIAGPTEDGILENLYSLLLDYGIETNEGIVVEADREYYAFQAPYMILPKMTSNEITDSLIEENYYPIMPISLGLTIKETPTEGRVTVLLSTSDSAFSKVAGFNISTYEKEEGDINGPFDVAVSIENSNDGKIVWFASSNFLEDMYNAYSSGANVNLGMNAISSLIGESEAVAIRSKSLNYNYLTISDSTSFMLKVIMIGVFPLLYLGVGIYVILRRRRMQNEAV